One window of the Cyanobacteria bacterium GSL.Bin1 genome contains the following:
- a CDS encoding AbrB/MazE/SpoVT family DNA-binding domain-containing protein, whose translation MSKVTINQKGQIQIPSEIISQLGLEPGTEVELQVVDNKLEIYNKQDSSLNNVGKKLIETMRGKATSNLTTDEIMEMTRH comes from the coding sequence ATGTCAAAAGTAACTATCAACCAAAAAGGACAAATTCAGATTCCTTCAGAAATCATTTCTCAACTGGGTTTAGAGCCGGGAACCGAAGTAGAATTACAAGTTGTAGATAACAAATTAGAAATTTACAACAAACAAGATTCTTCATTGAATAATGTAGGAAAAAAACTCATAGAAACCATGAGAGGTAAAGCAACATCTAATCTAACGACTGATGAAATTATGGAAATGACTCGTCACTAA